From the genome of Thermogutta terrifontis, one region includes:
- a CDS encoding electron transfer flavoprotein subunit alpha/FixB family protein, translating into MSRRIAVPVEAYQGKITDLTRECLIAARLLAGDQDEVVAYMFGEIPAEGNSVLQLADRIITFEDGQVGQPVALAQAKLLCSKLDRAEVELVLVGSSSWGLDLGPLMAAYWGVPLVANCQWLERRENSLWATCRICAGKLMVDVEVEARPAVVLLLPGSFLRKEVAPRNKQPVIERETVAPEEWDDRVRFQRWIEPQREDVDITQAEILVAVGRGIERRENLEVAEELAEVLGGVVCGSRPVVDQGWLPPTRQVGKSGMIVKPKLYLALGISGAPEHVEGMKDADLIVAINRDEQAPIFHVADYGIAADLFDVVPALKEALIARRQET; encoded by the coding sequence ATGAGCCGCCGCATTGCTGTCCCGGTGGAAGCTTACCAGGGAAAGATCACCGATTTGACGCGGGAGTGTCTGATTGCTGCACGCCTCCTGGCTGGTGACCAGGACGAGGTGGTGGCCTACATGTTTGGTGAAATCCCGGCCGAGGGGAATTCAGTGCTCCAGCTTGCGGATCGAATTATTACATTCGAGGATGGCCAGGTCGGCCAGCCGGTCGCTTTGGCCCAGGCCAAGCTTCTTTGCTCGAAGCTGGATCGGGCGGAAGTCGAGCTGGTCCTCGTGGGTAGCAGTTCGTGGGGGCTGGATTTGGGCCCCTTGATGGCGGCTTACTGGGGTGTGCCACTTGTCGCCAATTGCCAGTGGTTGGAACGGCGGGAAAACTCGTTATGGGCCACCTGTCGGATCTGCGCTGGGAAACTCATGGTGGATGTGGAGGTCGAGGCCCGGCCGGCTGTGGTCCTGCTGTTGCCGGGCAGCTTTCTCCGCAAAGAAGTGGCCCCCCGGAACAAGCAGCCTGTGATCGAAAGAGAGACGGTCGCGCCGGAGGAATGGGACGATCGGGTCCGTTTCCAGCGGTGGATTGAGCCGCAGCGAGAAGATGTGGACATCACCCAGGCGGAGATTCTGGTGGCCGTAGGCCGGGGAATTGAGCGGCGAGAAAACCTGGAGGTCGCGGAGGAGTTGGCAGAGGTCCTGGGAGGCGTCGTGTGCGGTTCCCGGCCGGTGGTCGATCAGGGCTGGCTACCACCTACGCGACAAGTGGGTAAATCGGGGATGATCGTCAAACCGAAACTTTACCTGGCGCTGGGGATCAGTGGGGCCCCAGAACACGTGGAGGGAATGAAAGACGCCGATCTGATTGTGGCGATCAATCGCGACGAACAGGCGCCCATCTTTCATGTGGCTGATTACGGAATCGCTGCGGATTTGTTCGATGTGGTTCCTGCCTTGAAAGAGGCTCTTATTGCGCGACGTCAGGAGACCTGA
- a CDS encoding (Fe-S)-binding protein, with protein MVPVRPTFWNIPEWSEALQYVLGLAVMLVLVWGIVSHVRSWRRGASEHGVPWTWQTWRSTVDRLLRYVVLPERLHSDPFALITHSLLLWGMVMLAIGTALATIDWDVFHLIWGWRLLSGVTYQIFELVLDLAGVALVIGAGLALYRRYILRPPRLSRPRSSRDAWQSPVLVGLLLFIGITGFALEGLRIEGGRLLSPTFANDSEVRATASSEHPRDQTAVAAATIARWSPIGNGFAALFGGLSLSAIRGTHLIVWWLHALAAFAFLILIPFTKAIHLVAGLAHVVLPRSDEWPVASENGPTSSPGISLPALTWRQRMEITACTACGKCQELCPAYVLGQPLTPKGLVWAAQGQLLAELRWLPLVPRIPSEEREWLRQEAIWSCYTCRLCEEVCPVLIRHTGLVGAYRRALVDSGRLGSGLEEVFINLQRYGNSFGQSPRKRGDWTKGLGFPVKNACKEPVEYLWFVGDYASYDPRVQSATQAAARLLHLAGVDFGILFDKEKNSGNDARRAGEEGLFEYLREENIASFRQASFRAIITGDPHSYHALRNEYGLEQAGLARQKGPSSAREWQPVESSSTKGASGPALSRKSHSSSSGTINSSAPGLVRPLVELFWELLQEGRLKVVRRIKRRVTYHDPCYLGRYNGIYDAPRAILEAIGCTLVEMPRHGRHSFCCGAGGGRIWMKDRPDTRERPAENRIREAINLVGVQDLVVACPKDLVMFQDAVKSLGYEQKLRVVDITVLLGEAVLGKSPSDPDEPTVFEA; from the coding sequence ATGGTACCGGTCCGCCCCACATTCTGGAACATTCCGGAATGGAGCGAAGCACTCCAATATGTTCTCGGATTGGCGGTGATGCTCGTTCTTGTGTGGGGCATTGTGAGCCACGTTCGGTCGTGGCGGCGCGGGGCTTCCGAACACGGCGTCCCATGGACCTGGCAAACTTGGAGATCGACGGTTGACCGATTGCTCCGTTACGTCGTTCTTCCGGAACGGCTTCACAGCGACCCGTTCGCGCTCATCACGCACAGCCTCCTGCTTTGGGGCATGGTCATGTTGGCGATCGGGACTGCTTTGGCCACGATCGATTGGGATGTATTTCACCTCATTTGGGGATGGCGACTTCTTTCGGGAGTGACCTATCAGATATTTGAACTGGTCCTCGATCTGGCAGGGGTCGCCCTGGTGATAGGAGCCGGATTGGCGCTTTATCGGCGATACATCTTGCGGCCGCCTCGACTGTCCAGGCCGCGTTCTTCCCGGGACGCTTGGCAATCTCCCGTTTTGGTGGGGCTCCTTCTGTTTATTGGAATTACCGGATTTGCTCTGGAGGGACTCCGGATCGAAGGCGGCCGACTCCTCAGCCCAACGTTTGCAAATGACAGCGAGGTACGAGCAACGGCCTCCAGTGAACACCCGAGGGATCAGACAGCCGTGGCCGCCGCGACCATCGCTCGATGGTCGCCCATTGGCAATGGCTTTGCGGCTTTGTTCGGAGGCCTGTCCCTCTCTGCAATTCGAGGCACGCACCTGATCGTCTGGTGGCTCCACGCTCTGGCGGCCTTCGCGTTCCTCATCTTAATTCCCTTCACCAAAGCGATCCATCTTGTCGCTGGGTTGGCCCATGTGGTCTTGCCCCGCTCTGATGAATGGCCGGTGGCCTCGGAAAACGGACCGACTTCGTCCCCAGGGATTTCCCTCCCGGCTCTGACCTGGCGGCAAAGGATGGAGATTACCGCCTGTACGGCGTGCGGAAAGTGTCAGGAACTTTGCCCGGCCTATGTCCTGGGTCAGCCGTTGACTCCTAAAGGACTCGTGTGGGCAGCCCAGGGGCAGCTTTTGGCAGAACTCCGCTGGCTGCCACTTGTTCCGCGTATTCCTTCGGAAGAACGCGAATGGCTACGTCAGGAGGCCATTTGGTCCTGCTACACGTGCCGCTTGTGTGAAGAGGTGTGTCCAGTCCTGATTCGACATACCGGGCTGGTCGGCGCTTACCGCAGAGCCCTCGTGGATTCCGGGAGACTGGGGAGCGGACTCGAGGAAGTCTTCATCAATCTCCAGCGGTACGGAAATTCCTTCGGGCAATCCCCGCGCAAACGGGGAGATTGGACCAAAGGGCTTGGCTTTCCTGTCAAAAACGCTTGCAAGGAACCGGTTGAATACCTGTGGTTTGTGGGGGATTACGCATCCTACGATCCGCGGGTTCAAAGCGCTACCCAGGCCGCTGCACGGCTTCTCCATCTCGCTGGGGTTGATTTCGGGATCCTCTTTGACAAGGAGAAGAACAGCGGCAATGACGCTCGCCGAGCAGGTGAGGAAGGGCTTTTCGAATATCTTCGGGAAGAAAACATTGCCAGCTTCCGGCAAGCCAGTTTCCGCGCCATCATCACAGGAGACCCGCATAGTTACCACGCCCTGCGGAACGAGTACGGCCTTGAGCAAGCGGGATTGGCACGGCAAAAAGGCCCGAGTTCGGCGAGGGAATGGCAGCCTGTGGAATCATCCAGCACGAAGGGCGCATCAGGACCAGCCTTATCGAGGAAGTCCCACTCGAGCAGTTCTGGCACAATCAATTCAAGCGCTCCTGGCCTGGTACGCCCATTGGTGGAGCTTTTTTGGGAACTCCTCCAGGAAGGTCGTCTTAAGGTGGTGAGAAGAATAAAGCGGCGGGTAACCTACCACGACCCGTGTTACCTGGGACGGTACAACGGGATTTACGATGCCCCAAGAGCGATCCTCGAAGCAATCGGATGCACTCTTGTGGAGATGCCTCGGCATGGCCGGCACAGTTTCTGTTGCGGGGCTGGCGGAGGCCGGATCTGGATGAAAGATCGTCCTGATACCCGGGAGCGTCCCGCGGAGAACCGAATTCGAGAGGCCATCAATCTCGTCGGCGTGCAAGACCTGGTGGTGGCGTGTCCAAAAGACCTCGTCATGTTCCAGGACGCTGTTAAATCTCTTGGCTACGAGCAAAAACTCCGCGTCGTGGATATCACCGTGCTTTTGGGAGAGGCGGTCTTGGGAAAGTCCCCTTCTGATCCGGACGAGCCAACCGTTTTCGAAGCGTAA
- a CDS encoding CoB--CoM heterodisulfide reductase iron-sulfur subunit A family protein, producing MVQATGEIRVGVYVCHCGTNIAATLDVAELAQYASTLAHVQVARDYKYMCSEPGQDLIKEDVARYGLNRVVVAACSPHLHESTFRRVLREAGVNPYLLAIANIREHVAWTAPAGPVAQTRARAQIAAAVARVAVQKPLTPRSYPVVPRVLVIGGGIAGIQAALTLADAGKEVILVEREPTIGGHMAKFDKTFPTLDCAACILTPKMSAVKDHPNIKLLTFSEIQEVTGSVGRFLVRVLRKPRYIREDLCVGCLQCIEACLFKALKIPNEFDLGLSKRKPIYLPFPQAVPRLPVIDPQTCLRLRTGKCKQTCLEACTDRKAIDFEQQEWVEEYEVGAIIVATGFRTFDPTPLAYYGYGRFPEVYTALEVERLLNAAGPTGGEVLLRDGAKPQAVGIVHCVGSRDRNAHPYCSRVCCMYAIKLAHLIRERTGADVFNFYIDIRAPGKGFEEFYERVQKEGVHFVRGKVGEVERLADNGDRRRLLVTVEDTLVGRVRKIPVDMLILAVALEPAEGAEELRKLLHLSCSSEGFFLEKHPKLAPVNTASDGIFVAGACQGPKDIPDTVAQADAAAAQALALIDHGVVETEPNIAWVNEGVCSGCRVCVSLCPFGAITPDEEKQVAVIDPALCKGCGTCVAACPSGAAQQDLFSTAEILAEIEGILSV from the coding sequence ATGGTGCAGGCCACGGGCGAAATCCGAGTAGGTGTGTACGTGTGCCACTGCGGCACCAATATCGCCGCAACCCTCGATGTGGCCGAGCTGGCCCAGTACGCCAGCACTCTGGCCCACGTGCAGGTGGCCCGGGACTACAAATATATGTGCTCCGAACCCGGTCAGGATCTCATCAAAGAGGATGTGGCGAGGTATGGTCTCAACCGTGTGGTGGTGGCGGCCTGCTCTCCCCATCTCCATGAAAGCACGTTCCGCCGCGTCCTCCGGGAGGCTGGGGTTAACCCCTATCTTCTTGCCATAGCCAATATTCGCGAACACGTCGCGTGGACGGCTCCAGCGGGACCGGTTGCGCAGACCCGGGCTCGCGCTCAGATCGCTGCGGCGGTGGCCCGAGTGGCGGTGCAAAAGCCGCTCACTCCGCGGTCGTATCCCGTCGTGCCCCGAGTGTTGGTTATCGGCGGCGGGATTGCTGGGATCCAGGCGGCGCTCACCCTGGCCGACGCCGGCAAGGAAGTCATCCTCGTGGAAAGGGAACCCACCATCGGCGGACACATGGCGAAATTTGACAAGACCTTCCCCACCCTAGACTGTGCTGCCTGCATTCTGACCCCCAAGATGTCGGCCGTTAAAGACCATCCTAATATCAAATTGCTCACTTTTTCAGAAATTCAGGAAGTGACGGGCTCGGTGGGCCGCTTCCTGGTGAGGGTTCTTCGGAAACCCCGTTACATCCGCGAGGATCTGTGCGTCGGGTGCCTCCAGTGCATCGAGGCCTGCCTCTTTAAGGCCCTCAAGATTCCCAACGAATTCGATCTGGGCCTGTCCAAGCGAAAACCCATTTATCTGCCCTTTCCCCAGGCTGTGCCGCGCCTCCCCGTTATCGACCCCCAAACGTGCCTGCGACTGCGAACCGGAAAATGCAAGCAAACCTGCCTGGAAGCCTGCACGGATCGCAAGGCTATCGACTTCGAACAACAGGAGTGGGTGGAAGAATACGAGGTTGGAGCGATCATCGTAGCCACGGGTTTTCGCACGTTTGATCCCACGCCCCTTGCATACTACGGCTACGGCCGGTTTCCCGAGGTGTACACGGCACTGGAAGTGGAACGACTTCTTAACGCAGCTGGCCCCACCGGGGGCGAGGTCTTGCTTCGGGACGGTGCGAAGCCCCAGGCGGTGGGTATCGTCCACTGTGTGGGCAGCCGCGACCGCAACGCTCATCCGTATTGCTCCCGTGTGTGCTGCATGTACGCCATTAAACTGGCGCACCTCATTCGGGAACGGACAGGAGCAGACGTCTTTAACTTCTACATTGACATTCGTGCTCCCGGCAAAGGATTCGAAGAGTTCTACGAGAGGGTACAGAAGGAAGGTGTTCACTTTGTGCGGGGAAAAGTGGGCGAAGTGGAACGTCTGGCGGACAACGGCGATAGGCGGCGGCTGCTCGTGACGGTCGAGGACACTCTGGTGGGACGCGTTCGCAAGATTCCCGTGGATATGCTCATTCTGGCAGTAGCCCTGGAACCGGCGGAAGGGGCCGAGGAGCTCAGGAAGCTCTTGCATCTGTCCTGTTCTTCGGAAGGCTTTTTCCTGGAAAAGCACCCCAAACTTGCCCCGGTCAATACGGCCAGCGATGGGATTTTTGTGGCCGGCGCCTGCCAGGGGCCCAAGGACATTCCTGATACGGTGGCGCAGGCCGACGCTGCCGCCGCGCAGGCTCTCGCCCTCATCGACCACGGAGTGGTGGAAACGGAGCCCAACATCGCCTGGGTTAACGAAGGAGTGTGTTCCGGATGCCGCGTTTGCGTTTCCCTGTGCCCGTTTGGGGCAATCACTCCCGATGAGGAAAAACAGGTGGCGGTCATCGATCCCGCCCTCTGCAAAGGATGCGGGACGTGTGTGGCCGCTTGCCCGTCCGGAGCAGCCCAGCAGGACCTGTTCTCCACCGCGGAGATCCTGGCGGAAATCGAAGGGATTCTTTCTGTGTAA
- a CDS encoding L-lactate permease, with amino-acid sequence MGSSAALLAMFPLFLVFVLLVGWQWPARRTMPLCYLATLLIGLFYWQMTWSRILAATVEGLIIAAMLLYIVFGALLLLAMLKHSGAVSAIRDGFRKISPDPRIQAVIVGWAFGSFIEGAAGFGTPAAVAGPLLVILGFPPLAAATASVTIQSTPVSFGAVGTPILVGVNKGLQDQPAVLDYLADHAMTGGLTGSVAYEQLLFEIGRRVALLHGVIGLLIPFFVVCLLTRFFGARRSWREGLAVWQFCLFSGLAFCIPYAIFAWTLGPKFPSLLGGPVALVLSTLAARAGWFQPKVPWNFAESASPNSGQTRAEETPMPSWSLGVRMAWLPYAVVAGLLVLEQWGPLKNLLARANWEWTITSADVASLAIVARWNVLTSPGTAFLLAVLFTVVVFAVPRQGVLNAFSEAGQKTLAAALALIFAVPAVRIFIHSNVNGAGLAGMPQELALAVSQWVGQIWPAFAAGIGALEAFIAGSNTISNMTFALFQFEVALKTALDPLWIVALQAVGGAAGNMVCVHNVVAAAATVGLVGQEGKIIRQTIIPTVYYLLAAGLLGLAFCHRRG; translated from the coding sequence ATGGGTAGCTCGGCTGCGCTTCTGGCAATGTTTCCGTTGTTTCTGGTGTTCGTGCTTCTGGTGGGCTGGCAATGGCCTGCGCGACGCACCATGCCGCTGTGTTACCTTGCCACCCTGCTGATCGGACTGTTTTACTGGCAGATGACCTGGTCGCGGATCCTTGCGGCGACAGTCGAGGGCCTGATCATCGCGGCGATGCTGTTGTACATTGTGTTTGGAGCATTGCTTCTGCTGGCGATGTTGAAGCATTCCGGGGCAGTTTCGGCGATTCGTGATGGTTTCCGCAAGATTTCACCGGATCCTCGCATTCAGGCCGTGATCGTCGGTTGGGCCTTTGGCAGCTTCATCGAGGGTGCCGCGGGATTTGGGACTCCGGCGGCTGTGGCCGGTCCGCTCCTGGTGATCTTGGGATTTCCTCCGCTTGCGGCAGCGACCGCCTCTGTGACGATCCAGAGCACTCCCGTTTCTTTCGGCGCAGTGGGGACACCTATCCTGGTCGGCGTCAATAAGGGCCTTCAGGACCAACCAGCGGTCCTCGACTATCTTGCGGATCACGCCATGACAGGTGGCTTGACGGGATCGGTGGCCTATGAACAGTTGCTCTTCGAGATCGGACGGCGCGTCGCGCTGCTTCATGGGGTGATCGGCCTGCTCATCCCGTTTTTTGTCGTTTGCCTGTTGACTCGCTTTTTCGGCGCCCGACGATCATGGCGGGAAGGCCTGGCGGTGTGGCAGTTCTGCCTGTTTTCCGGACTCGCCTTCTGTATCCCTTATGCGATCTTTGCCTGGACGCTGGGGCCGAAGTTCCCCTCGCTTCTCGGCGGTCCCGTGGCTCTGGTTTTGAGCACGTTGGCCGCCCGCGCCGGCTGGTTCCAACCGAAGGTCCCCTGGAATTTTGCCGAGTCAGCTTCGCCCAATTCGGGACAGACCAGAGCAGAGGAAACACCAATGCCCTCTTGGAGCCTGGGGGTTCGCATGGCCTGGCTTCCTTATGCCGTTGTTGCAGGACTGCTGGTCCTGGAACAATGGGGTCCCCTCAAGAATCTCCTGGCGCGGGCAAACTGGGAATGGACCATCACCTCTGCGGACGTGGCCAGTCTGGCAATTGTGGCACGCTGGAATGTCCTCACATCACCGGGGACGGCTTTTCTCCTGGCCGTCCTCTTTACCGTGGTGGTGTTCGCGGTTCCACGCCAGGGGGTTCTGAACGCATTTTCTGAAGCAGGGCAAAAGACACTGGCGGCGGCACTAGCCCTTATCTTTGCCGTCCCGGCAGTGCGGATTTTCATTCATTCCAATGTCAACGGGGCCGGCCTGGCCGGAATGCCGCAGGAGCTTGCCCTGGCCGTCTCGCAGTGGGTTGGACAGATCTGGCCGGCCTTCGCTGCGGGAATTGGTGCCCTGGAGGCCTTCATTGCCGGTAGCAATACAATCAGCAACATGACGTTTGCCCTCTTTCAATTTGAAGTTGCCCTGAAGACGGCCCTGGACCCGCTCTGGATCGTTGCCCTTCAGGCTGTCGGTGGCGCGGCAGGAAATATGGTGTGTGTCCACAACGTCGTGGCTGCCGCGGCAACGGTGGGCCTCGTCGGCCAGGAAGGAAAGATCATCCGCCAGACAATCATCCCAACGGTCTATTACCTCCTTGCCGCGGGCCTGCTGGGCCTCGCTTTTTGCCACCGAAGAGGTTAA